One Scomber japonicus isolate fScoJap1 chromosome 1, fScoJap1.pri, whole genome shotgun sequence DNA window includes the following coding sequences:
- the LOC128361073 gene encoding high choriolytic enzyme 1-like isoform X2: MSPSVSLLLLLLLGLSQANPIEEEINEVNDDTVDIGTRILMSNNATDETLLEGDLLAPKTRNAIRCWSQSCMWRKARNGQVVVPFAISGQFSSYERQTIERAMRGFHSSTCIRFVPRRRERDFLSIESRGGCFSALGRSGGMQVLSINKQGCMYHGIIQHEIIHALGFQHEQTRSDRDGYVKINWQNMNRAMAYNFHKQNTNNLNTPYDYSSIMHYGRTAFSINGRDTITPIPNANTRIGQRRGMSGWDVKRINLLYRC; encoded by the exons ATGAGTCCCTCTgtcagcctgctgctgctgctgctgctcggccTCTCTCAGGCAAATCCTATCGAGGAGGAAATCA ACGAGGTGAATGATGACACTGTTGACATCGGCACCAGAATTCTGATGTCCAACAACGCCACCGATGAGACACTGCTGGAAGGAGACCTGCTGGCTCCCAAAACCAGAAACGCCATACGATGCTGGTCCCAGAGCTGCATGTGGAGGAAGGCCCGTAATGGCCAGGTGGTGGTCCCTTTCGCTATCAGTGGTCAGTTCAGCAGCTATGAGAGGCAGACAATCGAGAGAGCCATGAGAGGCTTCCACAGCAGTACCTGCATCCGCTTCGTCCCCCGTAGGAGAGAGCGCGACTTCCTCAGCATCGAGAGCAGAGGTGGATGCTTCTCGGCTCTGGGCAGATCAGGAGGCATGCAGGTGCTCTCTATCAACAAGCAGGGCTGCATGTACCACGGCATCATCCAGCACGAGATTATCCACGCTCTGGGCTTCCAGCACGAGCAGACCAGGAGCGACCGTGATGGCTACGTCAAGATCAACTGGCAGAACATGAACCGAGCCATGGCCTACAACTTCCACAAGCAGAACACCAACAACCTGAACACTCCTTACGACTACTCCTCCATCATGCACTATGGAAGAACAGCCTTCTCCATCAACGGCAGGGACACCATCACCCCCATCCCCAACGCCAACACCCGGATCGGTCAGAGGCGAGGCATGTCAGGCTGGGACGTCAAAAGGATCAACCTGCTCTACAGATGCTAA
- the LOC128361028 gene encoding high choriolytic enzyme 1-like: MKMSPSVSLLLLLLLGLSQANPIEEEISEEGLLQEEDIEDEVNDDTVDIGTRILMSNNATDETLLEGDLLAPKTRNAIRCWSQSCMWRKARNGQVVVPFAISGQFSSYERQTIERAMRGFHSSTCIRFVPRGRERDFLSIESRGGCFSALGRSGGMQVLSINKQGCMYHGIIQHEIIHALGFQHEQTRSDRDGYVKINWQNMNRAMAYNFHKQNTNNLNTPYDYSSIMHYGRTAFSINGRDTITPIPNANTRIGQRRGMSGWDVKRINLLYRC, translated from the coding sequence ATGAAGATGAGTCCCTCTgtcagcctgctgctgctgctgctgctcggccTCTCTCAGGCAAATCCTATCGAGGAGGAAATCAGTGAAGAAGGTCTTCTCCAGGAGGAAGACATCGAAGACGAGGTGAATGATGACACTGTTGACATCGGCACCAGAATTCTGATGTCCAACAACGCCACCGATGAGACACTGCTGGAAGGAGACCTGCTGGCTCCCAAAACCAGAAACGCCATACGATGCTGGTCCCAGAGCTGCATGTGGAGGAAGGCCCGTAATGGCCAGGTGGTGGTCCCTTTCGCTATCAGTGGTCAGTTCAGCAGCTATGAGAGGCAGACAATCGAGAGAGCCATGAGAGGCTTCCACAGCAGTACCTGCATCCGCTTCGTCCCCCGTGGGAGAGAGCGTGACTTCCTCAGCATCGAGAGCAGAGGTGGATGCTTCTCGGCTCTGGGCAGATCAGGAGGCATGCAGGTGCTCTCTATCAACAAGCAGGGCTGCATGTACCACGGCATCATCCAGCACGAGATTATCCACGCTCTGGGCTTCCAGCACGAGCAGACCAGGAGCGACCGTGATGGCTACGTCAAGATCAACTGGCAGAACATGAACCGAGCCATGGCCTACAACTTCCACAAGCAGAACACCAACAACCTGAACACTCCTTACGACTACTCCTCCATCATGCACTATGGAAGAACAGCCTTCTCCATCAACGGCAGGGACACCATCACCCCCATCCCCAACGCCAACACCCGGATCGGTCAGAGGCGAGGCATGTCAGGCTGGGACGTCAAAAGGATCAACCTGCTCTACAGATGCTAA
- the LOC128361060 gene encoding high choriolytic enzyme 1-like, with translation MKMSPSVSLLLLLLLGLSQANPIEEEISEEGPLQEEDIEDEVNDDTVDIGTRILMSNNATDEILLEGDLLAPKTRNAIRCWSQSCMWRKARNGQVVVPFAISGQFSSYERQTIERAMRGFHSSTCIRFVPRGRERDFLSIESRGGCFSALGRSGGIQVLSINKQGCMYHGIIQHEIIHALGFQHEQTRSDRDGYVKINWQNMNRAMAYNFHKQNTNNLNTPYDYSSIMHYGRTAFSINGRDTITPIPNANTRIGQRRGMSGWDVKRINLLYRC, from the coding sequence ATGAAGATGAGTCCCTCTgtcagcctgctgctgctgctgctgctcggccTCTCTCAGGCAAATCCTATCGAGGAGGAAATCAGTGAAGAAGGTCCTCTCCAGGAGGAAGACATCGAAGACGAGGTGAATGATGACACTGTTGACATCGGCACCAGAATTCTGATGTCCAACAACGCCACCGATGAGATACTGCTGGAAGGAGACCTGCTGGCTCCCAAAACCAGAAACGCCATACGATGCTGGTCCCAGAGCTGCATGTGGAGGAAGGCCCGTAATGGCCAGGTGGTGGTCCCTTTCGCTATCAGTGGTCAGTTCAGCAGTTATGAGAGGCAGACAATCGAGAGAGCCATGAGAGGCTTCCACAGCAGTACCTGCATCCGCTTCGTCCCCCGTGGGAGGGAGCGTGACTTCCTCAGCATCGAGAGCAGAGGTGGATGCTTCTCGGCTCTGGGCAGATCAGGAGGCATTCAGGTGCTCTCTATCAACAAGCAGGGCTGCATGTACCACGGCATCATCCAGCACGAGATTATCCACGCTCTGGGCTTCCAGCACGAGCAGACCAGGAGCGACCGTGATGGCTACGTCAAGATCAACTGGCAGAACATGAACCGAGCCATGGCCTACAACTTCCACAAGCAGAACACCAACAACCTGAACACTCCTTATGACTACTCTTCCATCATGCACTACGGAAGAACAGCCTTCTCCATCAACGGCAGGGACACCATCACCCCCATCCCCAACGCCAACACCCGGATCGGTCAGAGGCGAGGCATGTCAGGCTGGGACGTCAAAAGGATCAACCTGCTCTACAGATGCTAA
- the LOC128361044 gene encoding high choriolytic enzyme 1-like → MKMSPSVSLLLLLLLGLSQANPIEEEISEEGLLQEEDIEDEVNDDTVDIGTRILMSNNATDETLLEGDLLAPKTRNAIRCWSQSCMWRKARNGQVVVPFAISGQFSSYERQTIERAMRGFHSSTCIRFVPRGRERDFLSIESRGGCFSALGRSGGMQVLSINKQGCMYHGIIQHEIIHALGFQHEQTRSDRDGYVKINWQNMNRAMAYNFHKQNTNNLNTPYDYSSIMHYGRTAFSINGRDTITPIPNANTRIGQRRGMSGWDVKRINLLYRC, encoded by the coding sequence ATGAAGATGAGTCCCTCTgtcagcctgctgctgctgctgctgctcggccTCTCTCAGGCAAATCCTATCGAGGAGGAAATCAGTGAAGAAGGTCTTCTCCAGGAGGAAGACATCGAAGACGAGGTGAATGATGACACTGTTGACATCGGCACCAGAATTCTGATGTCCAACAACGCCACCGATGAGACACTGCTGGAAGGAGACCTGCTGGCTCCCAAAACCAGAAACGCCATACGATGCTGGTCCCAGAGCTGCATGTGGAGGAAGGCCCGTAATGGCCAGGTGGTGGTCCCTTTCGCTATCAGTGGTCAGTTCAGCAGCTATGAGAGGCAGACAATCGAGAGAGCCATGAGAGGCTTCCACAGCAGTACCTGCATCCGCTTCGTCCCCCGTGGGAGAGAGCGTGACTTCCTCAGCATCGAGAGCAGAGGTGGATGCTTCTCGGCTCTGGGCAGATCAGGAGGCATGCAGGTGCTCTCTATCAACAAGCAGGGCTGCATGTACCACGGCATCATCCAGCACGAGATTATCCACGCTCTGGGCTTCCAGCACGAGCAGACCAGGAGCGACCGTGATGGCTACGTCAAGATCAACTGGCAGAACATGAACCGAGCCATGGCATACAACTTCCACAAGCAGAACACCAACAACCTGAACACTCCTTACGACTACTCCTCCATCATGCACTATGGAAGAACAGCCTTCTCCATCAACGGCAGGGACACCATCACCCCCATCCCCAACGCCAACACCCGGATCGGTCAGAGGCGAGGCATGTCAGGCTGGGACGTCAAAAGGATCAACCTGCTCTACAGATGCTAA
- the LOC128361073 gene encoding high choriolytic enzyme 1-like isoform X1 codes for MSPSVSLLLLLLLGLSQANPIEEEISEEGLLKEEDIEDEVNDDTVDIGTRILMSNNATDETLLEGDLLAPKTRNAIRCWSQSCMWRKARNGQVVVPFAISGQFSSYERQTIERAMRGFHSSTCIRFVPRRRERDFLSIESRGGCFSALGRSGGMQVLSINKQGCMYHGIIQHEIIHALGFQHEQTRSDRDGYVKINWQNMNRAMAYNFHKQNTNNLNTPYDYSSIMHYGRTAFSINGRDTITPIPNANTRIGQRRGMSGWDVKRINLLYRC; via the coding sequence ATGAGTCCCTCTgtcagcctgctgctgctgctgctgctcggccTCTCTCAGGCAAATCCTATCGAGGAGGAAATCAGTGAAGAAGGTCTTCTCAAGGAGGAAGACATCGAAGACGAGGTGAATGATGACACTGTTGACATCGGCACCAGAATTCTGATGTCCAACAACGCCACCGATGAGACACTGCTGGAAGGAGACCTGCTGGCTCCCAAAACCAGAAACGCCATACGATGCTGGTCCCAGAGCTGCATGTGGAGGAAGGCCCGTAATGGCCAGGTGGTGGTCCCTTTCGCTATCAGTGGTCAGTTCAGCAGCTATGAGAGGCAGACAATCGAGAGAGCCATGAGAGGCTTCCACAGCAGTACCTGCATCCGCTTCGTCCCCCGTAGGAGAGAGCGCGACTTCCTCAGCATCGAGAGCAGAGGTGGATGCTTCTCGGCTCTGGGCAGATCAGGAGGCATGCAGGTGCTCTCTATCAACAAGCAGGGCTGCATGTACCACGGCATCATCCAGCACGAGATTATCCACGCTCTGGGCTTCCAGCACGAGCAGACCAGGAGCGACCGTGATGGCTACGTCAAGATCAACTGGCAGAACATGAACCGAGCCATGGCCTACAACTTCCACAAGCAGAACACCAACAACCTGAACACTCCTTACGACTACTCCTCCATCATGCACTATGGAAGAACAGCCTTCTCCATCAACGGCAGGGACACCATCACCCCCATCCCCAACGCCAACACCCGGATCGGTCAGAGGCGAGGCATGTCAGGCTGGGACGTCAAAAGGATCAACCTGCTCTACAGATGCTAA